A stretch of Longibacter salinarum DNA encodes these proteins:
- the acs gene encoding acetate--CoA ligase: protein MAIDRVLEQDVVYPPLDDLVDQANVTDFDAEYQRSIDDPAGFWSDWAQRFEWTTPWSSVFDAQFPHHRWFVGAKTNITANALDRHADGPRADKTAIVAVNEDNSSTRYTYAELRNLVSRFASGLQSLGIGVGDTVIIYMPLTIEGIIAMLACARIGAIHSVVYAGMGVGALANRIEDIDAKAVIAGDVSMRRGKPVDLTGNVYGALEEEPVDHVIWFRRETQPQSKGEIQFHDLIRDHEPDCDPVPVDAEHPLFVLYTSGSTGKPKGVVHVHGGYMVGTSYHLRSFFDVKDDDVYWATSDIGWIVGHSYIVYAPLVEGVTTVFREGAPDHPDPGSIWKVSAEHEVNVMFTAPTAIRMFMKHGEEYPQSHDLSSLRLIAVAGEPLNPEAWRWAFTNILEENGYVVDNWWQTELGGPTIGTPITMSAKPGAAGVPLPGVEASVVDADGMHVPRGKGGLLVLNRPFPHMMRTIWDNDARYKQYFDEVPGDVYSAGDVASMDEDGYISILGRSDDVLNVAGHRIGTADVESALIVHDAVAESAVIGIPHEVKGEAIKAFVVLMDGYEATEATTKSLVQHVRTELGPIATPSEIEFREKLPKTRSGKIVRRLLKAEEVGDDPGDLSTLED, encoded by the coding sequence ATGGCGATTGATCGCGTGCTTGAACAGGATGTCGTCTATCCGCCCCTTGATGATCTGGTGGATCAGGCGAACGTAACCGACTTCGATGCTGAATATCAGCGGAGCATCGATGACCCGGCGGGCTTCTGGTCGGACTGGGCCCAGAGATTCGAGTGGACGACACCGTGGAGTTCGGTGTTCGATGCTCAATTTCCGCATCACCGCTGGTTTGTTGGTGCGAAGACCAATATTACCGCCAACGCTCTGGATCGCCATGCCGATGGTCCGCGAGCGGACAAGACGGCTATTGTCGCGGTGAACGAGGACAATTCGAGTACCCGCTACACGTACGCCGAGCTGCGCAACCTCGTCTCGCGCTTTGCCAGTGGCCTCCAGTCACTCGGAATTGGCGTCGGCGATACGGTGATCATTTACATGCCGTTGACGATTGAGGGTATCATCGCGATGCTCGCATGCGCCCGCATCGGGGCGATCCACTCGGTTGTGTACGCGGGCATGGGCGTCGGCGCCCTCGCCAACCGAATCGAAGATATTGACGCGAAGGCGGTGATCGCAGGCGACGTTTCCATGCGTCGCGGGAAACCCGTGGACTTGACGGGGAACGTGTATGGTGCACTGGAGGAGGAGCCCGTCGATCACGTGATCTGGTTCCGTCGTGAGACGCAGCCGCAATCGAAGGGGGAGATCCAGTTTCATGACCTGATTCGGGACCATGAACCGGATTGCGATCCGGTGCCCGTAGACGCGGAGCACCCGCTTTTTGTGCTTTACACCTCTGGATCTACCGGTAAGCCCAAGGGCGTCGTTCACGTACACGGCGGCTACATGGTGGGAACGAGTTACCATCTCCGGAGCTTTTTCGATGTGAAGGATGATGACGTCTACTGGGCGACGTCGGACATCGGCTGGATCGTCGGGCACTCATACATCGTCTACGCTCCTCTTGTGGAGGGCGTGACGACGGTCTTCCGGGAAGGTGCGCCAGATCATCCTGATCCAGGCTCGATCTGGAAGGTCTCGGCTGAGCATGAAGTCAACGTCATGTTTACTGCTCCCACGGCCATCCGCATGTTCATGAAGCACGGCGAGGAGTATCCGCAGTCCCATGACCTGAGTTCGCTTCGCCTGATCGCCGTGGCCGGCGAACCGCTCAATCCGGAAGCCTGGCGATGGGCGTTTACGAATATCCTGGAGGAAAACGGATACGTCGTCGACAACTGGTGGCAAACGGAGCTTGGCGGGCCCACGATCGGAACGCCGATTACGATGTCGGCGAAGCCCGGGGCCGCGGGGGTGCCCCTTCCCGGGGTCGAGGCGTCCGTCGTGGACGCGGACGGAATGCACGTTCCGAGAGGGAAAGGCGGTCTGCTTGTCCTTAATCGACCGTTTCCGCACATGATGCGAACGATCTGGGACAACGACGCTCGCTACAAACAGTATTTTGATGAGGTGCCTGGCGACGTGTACTCCGCCGGTGACGTCGCGAGCATGGACGAAGACGGGTACATCAGCATTCTTGGTCGAAGCGACGATGTCCTGAACGTTGCCGGCCACCGAATTGGCACGGCAGATGTCGAGAGTGCTTTGATCGTCCATGATGCCGTCGCGGAGTCGGCGGTCATCGGAATTCCACATGAGGTGAAGGGAGAGGCGATCAAGGCTTTCGTCGTGCTGATGGATGGATACGAGGCCACCGAGGCGACCACGAAGAGCCTCGTGCAGCATGTCCGAACGGAGCTTGGGCCGATCGCAACACCGAGTGAGATCGAGTTTCGGGAGAAACTTCCGAAGACGCGATCTGGCAAGATCGTTCGACGACTGCTGAAGGCTGAAGAGGTCGGTGATGACCCGGGTGACCTCTCGACGCTCGAGGACTAA
- a CDS encoding NAD(+)/NADH kinase codes for MIYGLTGNPTKSQIWPPMHRLIEWLSEKEMPFCLHQPIADGLRERDLIDGTICDELDAERLAKESDIVLSFGGDGTLLRTTHETGPNATPVLGVNIGRLGFLADIEVEDLFEAIYAIEAGDYSIEERMVLEATTPESDILDVAWALNEFVLDRSGEAGLIEIDVRVDGEELNTYWADGLIMSTPTGSTAYSLSTGGPILTPGVDGIILTPIAPHTLTVRPIVLPGSVEINARVLGNDQPYVFAADGRSTVLDTHDLQFTVQRAEHTVNLVKLGGQHFFKTLRKKLMWGVSRSTKEER; via the coding sequence ATGATCTACGGCCTGACCGGAAACCCGACGAAGTCGCAAATATGGCCTCCGATGCACCGTCTCATCGAATGGCTATCGGAAAAAGAGATGCCATTCTGTCTCCATCAGCCGATCGCCGATGGACTTCGCGAACGGGATCTCATTGACGGCACAATCTGCGATGAGCTCGATGCGGAACGCCTTGCCAAAGAAAGCGACATCGTGCTTTCGTTTGGCGGTGATGGGACGCTTCTCCGCACGACGCATGAAACCGGTCCAAACGCAACCCCCGTGCTGGGCGTCAACATCGGACGCCTCGGATTTCTGGCTGACATCGAGGTCGAAGATCTGTTTGAAGCAATCTATGCGATTGAAGCCGGCGACTATTCGATTGAGGAGCGGATGGTTCTTGAGGCGACCACTCCGGAGAGCGACATTTTGGATGTCGCCTGGGCACTCAATGAATTCGTGCTGGACCGCAGCGGCGAAGCCGGTCTCATCGAAATTGACGTTCGTGTCGACGGAGAGGAGTTAAATACATACTGGGCCGATGGCCTCATCATGTCGACGCCGACGGGATCGACGGCATACTCGCTCTCCACCGGAGGCCCGATCCTTACGCCGGGCGTAGATGGTATTATTCTGACTCCAATTGCGCCTCACACATTGACCGTCCGCCCCATCGTCCTGCCGGGATCGGTCGAAATCAACGCGCGCGTTCTCGGAAACGACCAGCCGTACGTGTTTGCTGCAGACGGCCGAAGCACGGTCCTCGACACGCACGACCTTCAGTTTACGGTGCAGAGAGCCGAACACACGGTGAACCTCGTCAAGCTCGGCGGCCAACACTTCTTCAAAACCCTCCGGAAGAAGCTAATGTGGGGCGTCAGTCGCTCCACGAAAGAGGAACGATAA
- a CDS encoding universal stress protein: MYDAVLIPVDLSATNDLVLEKAKSLARAGETEVTLLHVIEMLDDITLDDDPEFYEELRENAEKKITDWAEKLTEAGFDVTAEVKYGESGQGQEIVATARELPADLIVMRSHVVDPDESREQVGTVSHQVALFAPCSVLLVRS, from the coding sequence ATGTACGACGCCGTCCTGATTCCCGTCGACCTGTCCGCAACCAACGATCTTGTTCTTGAGAAAGCGAAAAGCCTGGCCCGGGCGGGCGAAACGGAGGTCACGCTGCTCCATGTGATCGAGATGCTCGACGACATCACGCTGGATGATGACCCGGAATTCTACGAGGAGCTGCGGGAGAACGCCGAAAAGAAGATCACGGATTGGGCGGAGAAACTCACGGAAGCCGGATTCGACGTTACTGCGGAAGTCAAATACGGAGAAAGTGGACAGGGCCAGGAGATCGTCGCGACCGCGCGGGAGCTTCCGGCAGACCTGATCGTCATGCGCTCCCACGTTGTGGACCCGGACGAGTCCCGGGAGCAGGTCGGTACGGTTAGCCATCAGGTCGCGCTCTTTGCCCCATGCAGCGTCCTACTCGTTCGTAGCTAG
- a CDS encoding carboxypeptidase regulatory-like domain-containing protein → MSFRSATGLLLLALLSSLALTACQTTETQRIIDVGPDDTRSTITGTIVDSLTGEPLDSVTVSYRGAGQTLKTNIRGEFVLPDVPPGVYVFDLSKYGYHDRRNVAAVVNPDDRTVEITTTMLSQSLDMQCNDVNADYHSDVNNFLEDDSTGVRLRTLDFVAEDGGVYVQPVVSNNVNAPIFMPENLGAYGHYELSLVRENGDPVSFSYPGAPPQGDGMGDKRVYERGDVRVIVPRESQRLDPTEVQIDESVANGTPIYAKMRYNFSLDQTLRPTPTSTFPAVNLDSLRAPYFDTLRVSDRLIVPDSLIIGVDTTLVRVLGTDTTITRDDQVLYSSDENDTLDVNTALSLLRLRPPEEPLGPVTLPPIDTTRPPLYIVDRFEDRKLDTLIADPARLDGFLEASWTEDSTETRALRTRRRPLWRHEPPTASNPTALDSLLAQVFVPDSVRIDSLLSDSTLLSGLLPPPDTTQNVSSIDTMATDSIAADSTRLDTSHVMPTASDSVDADSMLVDTTGTDITVADSIRTEPATDSTQTPPMAGADSVAVDTVHVDSAAVDTTVSDSTAITAAPPEPRITIDSLRKTVDVDSLRDARRTEILRSALERDTSRTMPLEMIRSAVLVDSLERSIRGDSLRSGLPPTEELVGLAATLDSLSTLPPIPEGDVALSVPQAWTRDSTRVLLLSPMFLRQPMTPLLDTMMVDDVTSLTPQRLLLRPKRLSQVIVQQIILAPISVYRDDYLDTWAEVQRVNLRDPYCDILRIPLETEWRSTTVQ, encoded by the coding sequence ATGTCCTTTCGATCGGCGACAGGTTTACTCCTCCTCGCACTCCTCTCCTCCCTTGCTCTTACGGCCTGTCAGACGACAGAGACACAACGAATCATTGACGTCGGTCCCGATGATACGCGCTCGACCATCACGGGCACCATTGTCGACAGCCTGACCGGTGAACCGCTCGACAGCGTGACGGTGTCGTATCGCGGTGCCGGCCAAACCCTGAAGACGAACATAAGGGGGGAATTTGTTCTACCCGACGTGCCTCCCGGCGTCTACGTATTCGACCTATCCAAATACGGATACCACGACCGGCGCAACGTCGCTGCTGTTGTGAATCCGGATGATCGTACGGTCGAGATTACGACCACCATGCTCAGCCAGTCACTGGACATGCAGTGCAATGATGTCAATGCCGACTACCACTCCGACGTAAACAACTTCCTCGAGGACGACTCGACCGGGGTGCGTCTCCGGACGCTCGATTTTGTTGCAGAGGATGGTGGAGTCTACGTTCAACCGGTTGTCTCGAATAATGTGAATGCCCCGATCTTCATGCCCGAGAATCTCGGAGCATACGGGCATTATGAACTGTCGCTCGTCCGTGAAAACGGCGACCCCGTTTCGTTCAGCTATCCCGGTGCTCCGCCGCAGGGGGATGGAATGGGAGACAAGCGGGTCTACGAGCGCGGAGATGTACGCGTGATTGTTCCACGAGAATCGCAGCGCCTCGACCCGACCGAAGTCCAGATCGACGAGTCGGTCGCGAATGGCACCCCCATCTACGCGAAGATGCGGTACAACTTCTCGCTCGACCAGACCCTCCGCCCGACGCCAACCTCCACCTTCCCCGCGGTTAACCTTGATTCACTGCGCGCGCCGTACTTCGATACGCTTCGTGTCAGTGATCGTCTCATTGTACCGGACAGCCTGATTATCGGAGTCGACACGACGCTTGTTCGCGTGCTCGGCACAGACACTACAATCACACGCGACGACCAAGTTCTCTACTCATCGGACGAGAACGACACGCTCGACGTGAATACGGCGCTCTCGCTACTTCGGCTTCGCCCCCCGGAGGAGCCGCTCGGTCCGGTGACGCTCCCTCCGATCGACACAACGCGCCCTCCGCTCTACATTGTCGATCGATTTGAGGATAGAAAGCTCGACACCCTGATTGCCGACCCGGCGCGCCTGGATGGGTTCCTGGAGGCCTCCTGGACCGAAGATTCCACAGAAACTCGAGCGCTGCGCACGCGACGCCGTCCCCTATGGCGCCATGAGCCACCGACCGCGTCCAATCCAACGGCGCTCGACTCACTGCTCGCACAGGTCTTCGTGCCCGACTCGGTTCGTATCGACTCGCTACTCTCCGACTCGACGCTCCTCTCGGGCTTGCTTCCGCCGCCCGATACGACGCAGAATGTCTCGTCCATCGACACCATGGCGACGGACAGTATCGCGGCTGATAGTACACGCCTCGATACGTCACACGTCATGCCTACAGCATCCGATTCGGTCGATGCCGACTCGATGCTCGTCGATACGACAGGGACCGACATTACCGTAGCTGATTCGATCCGAACGGAGCCCGCTACGGATTCGACGCAGACACCTCCCATGGCCGGTGCTGATTCCGTCGCGGTTGACACCGTGCATGTGGATTCCGCTGCGGTGGACACGACGGTATCGGACTCGACCGCCATCACGGCTGCCCCTCCAGAGCCACGGATTACAATCGACTCTCTGCGGAAGACCGTCGATGTGGACTCACTCCGCGATGCGCGCCGGACGGAAATCCTCCGGTCGGCTCTCGAGCGAGATACGTCACGCACGATGCCGCTGGAAATGATCCGGTCGGCGGTGCTCGTTGACTCCCTGGAGCGATCCATTCGCGGCGACTCGCTCCGGTCGGGCCTCCCTCCGACCGAGGAGCTCGTCGGCCTCGCGGCAACACTGGACTCGCTGTCAACGCTCCCGCCCATTCCAGAAGGCGACGTTGCGCTCTCGGTACCTCAGGCGTGGACCCGCGACTCGACGCGCGTGCTACTGCTGTCACCGATGTTCTTGCGCCAGCCGATGACGCCGTTGCTCGATACGATGATGGTTGACGACGTCACTTCCCTGACGCCACAGCGTCTTCTGTTGCGTCCGAAGCGTCTCAGTCAGGTAATCGTGCAGCAGATCATCCTTGCACCGATCAGCGTGTACCGAGACGACTACCTCGATACCTGGGCAGAGGTGCAACGCGTGAATCTCCGCGATCCATACTGCGACATTCTCCGGATTCCGCTCGAGACCGAGTGGCGGTCGACGACCGTTCAGTAG
- a CDS encoding ClpP family protease — translation MSLPEFIRSELPGVSRSDRTLVLSRPIDADVASQLSQHLMLLDREGNDPVRLMLTNAPGGDAEAACSLVDVMRDMDAPVTVIAGGGVQGAGLLLLTGTDEQHRIALENVRFRFEPPEISAAAGESVEDVADRKADLERRVVRLLTEATGQSGARVREDLASHTSLTAEEAVMYGLVHRIIMRSDRS, via the coding sequence ATGAGCCTTCCCGAGTTTATCCGTTCCGAACTCCCCGGTGTCTCCCGAAGCGATCGCACGCTTGTTCTGAGTCGTCCGATTGATGCGGATGTCGCATCCCAGCTCTCGCAGCACCTGATGTTGCTGGATCGAGAAGGGAACGACCCCGTCCGGTTGATGCTGACAAATGCCCCGGGAGGCGATGCGGAGGCGGCGTGCAGTCTGGTCGACGTGATGCGCGATATGGATGCACCGGTAACTGTAATTGCGGGTGGTGGTGTCCAGGGCGCCGGTCTTCTTTTGCTGACCGGCACGGACGAGCAACACCGCATCGCGTTGGAAAACGTACGTTTTCGCTTCGAGCCGCCTGAAATCTCCGCGGCCGCCGGCGAGTCGGTGGAGGACGTGGCGGACAGAAAAGCAGATTTGGAGCGGCGTGTGGTGCGTCTGCTTACAGAAGCGACGGGGCAGTCCGGAGCGCGCGTCCGGGAGGACCTGGCCTCGCATACGTCGCTCACCGCCGAGGAAGCGGTAATGTACGGCCTCGTTCACCGCATTATCATGCGATCGGACCGGTCGTAA
- a CDS encoding FAD-dependent oxidoreductase — protein MLHALQRYADWLHLQWPAGEVEKLPRVDDDYRTNVEGVYVVGDLAGIPLLKFSIDSGVKAVRHAANDLNLAGRGDGAPSDPPEGTEDDPVPIAVLGAGAAGMAAAREAQSLGIDTIVLEANRRFATIKDFQKGKPIYTYPQSMTPEGDLTVSADVKEALVEELEAQTQDLPVRTFDADRIARRGELLVVESESGEKVFAERVIVAIGRSGNFRSLGVPGEDRDFVHHRLHDPTKWKGRNVLVIGGGDSALEAAIALTEAGAQVTLSYRREEFVRPKPDNIDRAYALATYHGGEGSLRLKMATDVEAIGDEQVVLSGTDEQETIDTEAVYAMIGREAPLDFFRRSGIRLRNDFGDLPNTLKDAVSSVDWLSNVLWRRVGAFAAFFLFMCAVYSWKDGGIVQEWAKSVNLFPFSLSGDPNATGLWSIITTSATKPSFYYTLAYSAIVVIFGFRRIRRRQTPYIRVQTLTLMAVQVLPLFILPEIVLPYFGANGLLPAGFLDALFPTSEWAVHGREYWRAYGFILAWPLLVYNVFTAEPLWWWIGICFVQTFVLIPGMIYFWGKGAYCGWICSCGALAETLGDQHRDKMPHGEGWNKFNLAGQVIMVLAFVLLFLRIGGWVFPGGWMEQAFNQVMFGSLFGLQLNYAWVVDVVLAGMIGYGVYFWLSGRFWCRFLCPLAALMHIYARFSRFRILADKEKCISCNVCTSVCHQGIDVMAFAQKGEPMDDPECVRCSACVQSCPTGVLSFGQVDPSTGAFISRDSLEASAARIREGA, from the coding sequence ATGCTGCACGCGCTCCAACGCTACGCGGACTGGCTTCATCTACAGTGGCCCGCTGGAGAGGTTGAAAAACTTCCCCGCGTGGACGATGACTATCGAACGAATGTCGAGGGCGTATACGTCGTCGGTGATCTTGCTGGCATCCCGCTGCTGAAGTTCTCGATTGACAGCGGTGTAAAAGCCGTTCGGCATGCAGCGAATGATTTGAACCTTGCCGGGCGAGGGGACGGCGCGCCATCCGATCCACCCGAGGGAACGGAGGACGATCCGGTTCCGATCGCTGTTCTTGGTGCGGGGGCCGCAGGGATGGCCGCCGCACGGGAAGCACAGTCTCTCGGCATCGACACGATCGTTCTAGAAGCCAATCGGCGCTTCGCGACGATCAAGGATTTCCAGAAAGGGAAGCCGATCTACACGTACCCTCAGAGCATGACGCCGGAGGGAGACCTGACGGTTTCTGCGGACGTGAAAGAAGCGCTCGTCGAAGAGCTGGAGGCCCAGACTCAGGATCTCCCCGTTCGGACCTTCGATGCGGACCGCATCGCTCGGCGCGGCGAATTGCTTGTGGTGGAGAGCGAGAGCGGAGAGAAGGTCTTTGCGGAACGCGTCATCGTTGCGATTGGACGGAGCGGCAACTTCCGAAGCCTTGGCGTTCCGGGGGAGGACCGCGATTTCGTGCATCACCGCCTCCACGACCCTACGAAATGGAAGGGCCGCAACGTGCTCGTCATCGGCGGCGGGGACTCGGCACTGGAAGCGGCGATCGCGCTGACAGAAGCGGGAGCACAGGTCACGCTCTCGTATCGGCGCGAAGAGTTTGTGCGGCCGAAGCCGGATAACATCGATCGCGCGTACGCGCTTGCCACGTACCACGGAGGAGAGGGATCATTGCGCCTGAAAATGGCGACGGATGTTGAAGCGATTGGTGATGAGCAGGTCGTCCTCTCCGGGACCGATGAGCAGGAAACGATTGACACGGAGGCAGTCTACGCGATGATCGGACGCGAGGCCCCACTCGACTTCTTCCGCCGATCCGGCATTCGCCTTCGCAACGACTTCGGCGATCTGCCAAACACGCTCAAAGACGCCGTCTCGAGCGTAGACTGGCTGTCCAATGTACTTTGGCGCCGCGTGGGAGCGTTTGCCGCATTCTTCCTCTTCATGTGCGCCGTATACAGCTGGAAGGATGGAGGCATCGTTCAGGAGTGGGCAAAGAGCGTGAACCTTTTCCCCTTCAGTCTCTCTGGTGACCCGAATGCCACCGGCCTGTGGTCAATCATCACCACGTCGGCCACGAAACCCTCGTTCTATTACACGTTGGCGTATTCTGCTATCGTCGTCATCTTCGGATTTCGGCGAATACGGCGAAGGCAGACGCCGTACATCCGCGTGCAGACGCTCACACTGATGGCGGTTCAGGTCCTTCCCCTGTTCATTTTGCCAGAGATTGTCCTGCCCTATTTCGGTGCGAACGGACTTCTTCCGGCTGGATTTCTCGACGCACTGTTTCCAACAAGCGAATGGGCCGTCCATGGGCGGGAGTACTGGCGGGCCTACGGCTTTATTCTCGCCTGGCCGCTTCTTGTCTACAACGTCTTTACCGCGGAGCCGCTGTGGTGGTGGATCGGCATCTGCTTCGTTCAAACGTTCGTCCTGATCCCCGGAATGATTTACTTCTGGGGCAAGGGCGCGTACTGTGGCTGGATCTGCTCATGTGGCGCGCTTGCCGAAACGCTTGGGGATCAGCACCGGGACAAGATGCCCCATGGAGAGGGGTGGAATAAATTTAACCTCGCGGGCCAGGTCATCATGGTGCTCGCCTTTGTGCTCCTGTTTCTCCGAATCGGCGGGTGGGTGTTTCCTGGAGGTTGGATGGAGCAGGCATTCAACCAGGTCATGTTCGGAAGCCTGTTCGGCTTGCAGCTCAACTACGCCTGGGTCGTGGACGTCGTCCTCGCCGGCATGATTGGCTACGGCGTCTACTTCTGGCTCTCCGGTCGCTTCTGGTGCCGTTTCCTGTGTCCGCTCGCCGCGCTGATGCACATTTACGCGCGGTTCAGCCGGTTCCGGATCCTCGCTGATAAGGAGAAATGCATCTCCTGCAACGTGTGCACGAGCGTGTGCCATCAGGGCATCGACGTCATGGCTTTTGCGCAGAAGGGGGAGCCAATGGACGATCCGGAGTGCGTGCGGTGCTCGGCCTGTGTGCAGAGTTGCCCGACAGGGGTGCTGAGCTTCGGTCAGGTGGATCCATCGACCGGCGCGTTCATCTCTCGGGATTCACTTGAAGCCTCCGCCGCTCGCATCCGAGAGGGGGCGTGA
- the rnr gene encoding ribonuclease R — protein MNARPETASADKKKLRKQTLDFLRNHSDKWYRANEISSALHIKDHDRYLTFCDVIADLASQKLVRRKKRKYQHKPVGNRRVGILHVTPHGYGFVEDTEEDEEYFIREYNMGEALDSDLVRVGIAAKSGGKDKKRECEVLEVIERRRTKVVGTFKHMGHFAFVDPDDQRIPQDVFVPQEAFNGAEDGQKVVVSIDRFEDRKASPEGRILRVIGDAADPNVRVLSLAMSMDVKADFPEEVEAAAEAIDEEIPASEVERRVDLRDEFIFTIDPDDAKDFDDAIHINELDNGHFEVGVHIADVSHYVEPNSPLDDEALERATSTYLVDRTIPMLPEKLSNKVCSLRPKEDKCAFSVMLEINRHGDVVDYDIHESVIHSKKRLTYDQAQTYIDGGHPRHDIAPKIVQANRLAKTLTKKRMREGAIDFGSDEVKVILDEKGNPENIVRKQRMEANRLIEEFMLLANKTVARHIGGKDANKRVADGAYKNRSEPLPFVYRIHDNPDGERIRQLAEYVKVFGYDLPITDGNVTSQDLGDLIDEVRGSAEETVITRAALRAMSKAEYNVKNIGHFGLGFDFYSHFTSPIRRYPDLVVHRLLKRYATSGKPPQKSTLQEICEHCSEQERNAEQAERESVKLKQVEYTQQHVGDSFKGVVSGVTKFGVFVELTDLLVEGLVHVREMDDDYYMYDETTYTMEGEHTGKSYRPGDECTVQVTNVDVEKRQIDLLFANDED, from the coding sequence GTGAACGCACGTCCAGAAACGGCTTCCGCGGACAAGAAGAAGCTCCGCAAACAAACACTCGACTTTCTCCGCAACCACTCCGATAAGTGGTATCGCGCAAATGAGATCTCGAGTGCCCTTCATATCAAAGACCACGATCGGTACCTCACGTTCTGCGACGTGATCGCCGATCTGGCATCGCAGAAGCTGGTCCGCCGAAAGAAGCGAAAGTACCAGCACAAACCCGTCGGCAACCGCCGCGTTGGAATCCTCCACGTCACGCCCCATGGCTACGGGTTTGTCGAGGACACGGAAGAAGACGAGGAGTACTTTATCCGTGAGTATAACATGGGCGAGGCGCTCGACAGCGACCTCGTTCGTGTCGGAATTGCTGCCAAGTCGGGCGGAAAGGACAAGAAACGCGAGTGCGAAGTCCTGGAAGTTATTGAACGTCGCCGGACCAAGGTCGTCGGAACGTTCAAACACATGGGCCACTTCGCGTTCGTCGACCCGGACGATCAGCGAATTCCACAGGACGTGTTCGTCCCCCAGGAAGCCTTTAATGGCGCAGAGGACGGACAGAAAGTCGTCGTGTCCATCGACCGCTTCGAAGACCGGAAAGCCTCTCCCGAGGGCCGCATCCTGCGCGTCATCGGCGACGCAGCGGACCCGAATGTGCGCGTCCTTTCGCTCGCCATGAGCATGGACGTCAAGGCCGACTTTCCGGAGGAGGTTGAAGCGGCCGCGGAAGCGATCGACGAAGAGATTCCCGCATCCGAAGTTGAACGCCGTGTTGACCTGCGTGATGAGTTTATCTTCACGATCGACCCGGACGATGCGAAGGATTTCGATGATGCGATCCACATCAACGAGCTCGACAACGGACACTTCGAAGTTGGTGTCCATATCGCCGACGTAAGCCACTACGTCGAGCCCAACTCTCCGCTCGACGACGAAGCACTGGAGCGCGCCACGAGCACCTACCTCGTGGACCGTACGATCCCGATGCTGCCGGAGAAACTGTCGAACAAGGTATGCTCGCTCCGACCGAAGGAGGACAAGTGCGCCTTCTCCGTCATGCTGGAGATCAACCGGCACGGAGACGTGGTCGACTATGACATCCACGAGTCCGTCATTCACTCGAAGAAGCGCCTCACGTACGATCAGGCACAGACGTACATCGATGGCGGGCACCCGCGGCACGACATTGCGCCGAAGATCGTTCAAGCCAACCGGCTCGCCAAGACGCTGACGAAGAAGCGCATGCGCGAGGGCGCAATCGACTTTGGTAGCGATGAGGTGAAAGTCATCCTCGACGAGAAGGGCAACCCGGAAAACATCGTGCGCAAGCAGCGCATGGAAGCCAACCGTCTGATTGAGGAGTTCATGCTTCTCGCGAACAAAACGGTGGCGCGTCACATCGGTGGCAAAGATGCCAACAAGCGTGTCGCAGACGGCGCATACAAGAACCGAAGCGAGCCTCTTCCCTTCGTGTACCGCATCCACGACAATCCGGACGGCGAGCGGATTCGCCAGTTGGCGGAATACGTGAAGGTATTCGGATACGACCTGCCAATCACCGACGGCAACGTGACGTCGCAGGACCTCGGCGATTTGATCGACGAAGTGCGCGGATCGGCAGAGGAAACCGTCATCACCCGGGCCGCTCTTCGGGCGATGTCCAAGGCCGAGTACAACGTGAAGAACATCGGCCACTTCGGGCTCGGGTTCGACTTCTACTCGCACTTCACGAGTCCCATTCGTCGGTATCCAGACCTCGTCGTCCACCGTCTCCTGAAGCGATACGCAACCTCCGGCAAGCCGCCGCAGAAGAGTACGCTACAGGAAATCTGCGAGCATTGCTCCGAACAGGAGCGGAACGCGGAGCAGGCGGAGCGCGAATCTGTGAAGCTGAAACAGGTGGAATACACGCAGCAGCACGTCGGTGACAGCTTCAAGGGCGTCGTAAGCGGCGTCACAAAGTTCGGCGTGTTTGTCGAGCTCACTGATCTCCTTGTCGAGGGTCTCGTCCACGTTCGCGAGATGGACGACGACTACTACATGTACGATGAAACCACGTACACGATGGAGGGCGAACACACCGGCAAATCGTATCGACCGGGCGACGAGTGCACCGTACAGGTGACGAACGTGGACGTTGAGAAACGTCAGATCGATCTGCTCTTCGCCAACGACGAAGACTAA